The DNA region GGGTTTTTACACCCGGCACCACTGAAGGCGCTTCGCGCAGGAACGTAACCTTTTGGGCTTCCTTGTTACATTCCCGCGGTTTTGACGGAAACCCATCGCTTCAACCATGGGCCACCCGACCCGTCGTTTGAAGCGCCCTTCCTCAAAATAGGCTGGTCATCCCAGCTCCGCCATAAGGGTGTCTTTTACCTCAAAAATTCAAACTCAAACGTGCCCCATAGTTTCCATCGCCGACTAATGGCATTATATCAAAATGACTTTGCTCACCGGTTCGGTGCGTAACTTTGTATGAAACATAACTTCCGATAATCGCCCCGGCCACGATGTCGCTGAGATAGTGGCGGTTCTCCTGCAGGCGCGAAAAGCCGACATAAGCGGCGGCAATGTGCGCCGGAATGCCGACATACGGCCCGAAATGATGATTCAAAACGCCGGCCGTCGTGAAAGCGGTCGAAGTGTGCCCGGACGGATATGAATACGGCCCGCCATTGGGTCGACGGCGGTCGATAAGGCGTTTCATGCTGAGCGTCAGAAGTCCGTTGACCGCCTGGGCGCGAAAAAGATCGGAGCCGAATGTCTCGACCGCCCGAATATGCCCGATTTTTCCGATCGAAAGGGATAACCCGGATGCGGCCAATGGAATAATGGCATTGCCCATGCCGTCGCCGAATTCGAAAATACCGTCGGCAAAACCGGAATTGCCCCACATCTCGTTGAGCCCGGGATCTTCCTGCTTGACGGCCTTATTAAAGACCACCGGCGTGGCCCCGACTGCACCGATAATTAAATAGAAATCGGGCTCCTGAACCAAATAGACAATATCATCTTTCAAATCGGGCAGAAGCGAACCAAGTGTGGCGCGGGCACCGGCCGGCTCCGGGACAAGGCTTTTCATAATCGAAGTAGCAACAGGATTATTGGCCGGAAAAGTCATTTTACTATCCAGCGCTGACTGTGCGGCAATCGGCTGATATAAAAGAACCAGGGAGATTGAAATTATAATCGAATAAAGTTTTAATGGAAGTGAATTTCGCTCAAAAGAAAAGAGCTTCATTATGCCTATCCTTTCACGATTGCCGGGGTCACTTTCGGCGGCGACCCTCAAACCAGCGCCCTAAAGTTACTGTCTGCTCTTAGCAATCGTTACATAGGCGATAATTGTGCTCCTCAAACGGTTAGTATATTTTTCTTACTGCAATACCCAATATAACCCTTTTTGCGGAATCGTCAAGTATTATTTACGGCCATTTTCAACCGGCCGGATGGGGCGCCTTTTCGCCGGGGATTTAGTCAGACTATTACTATGGTTTTTTATATATTTGCAGGGTTCGATCAAATTTGTAGATTAAAGGCATGACCACGGCTCAATTTGTATCGGAACATCGCCGGCAGTTGATCCTGATTGGCCTTATTTTTGTTATAATGGTCGTCCTTTATGGGCGGATCGATACCGGCCGCGCGGACTATCAGCACTGGGACCTTCATCAATACCAAATGATGGCCGAGAGGTCGCCCATGCCGCCCGATGATGTTTCTCGGCCGTTTGCGTATCGAATTTTAGGGCCTTACCTTGCCGGATTACTGCCATTCGATTTGGATACAAGTTTTTATATATTCAGTCTGGCGGTTTCGGCGATGCTCGTTTTTCTGTTTTATCGTTTCCTATGTTCATTGAAAATCGAAAGAACGGCGGCGGCCCTGGCGGTAATCATTTTTATCTTCAATAAATATTTCTTTGGATTTACGGTCTGGAATTTCTATCAGCTCAATGATGTCCTGTCGCTGATATTGATCCTTCTTTTGTTCTTCTCGATTCACAGACAGCAATGGCTCCAGTATGCAATATTCCTGGCGGTCGGCGCGATTACGCGCGAAACCGTCATGATTATGGTTCCGGTGGCGTTAATTTATCTGGTTGAATACGGACGATTTAAACAGCATATCTTATCGTGGGTCATGGCCTCGCTCCCCGGCATTTTGATTTTCATTATATTGCGAATGGTAATTGTTCCGGCCGGCGGCGATGATCTCTGGGCAGCTTTTCTTAAATACTCCGGCAAACTCGGCTCACCCGGCCCATGGGCAGGCTTGACACTGTTCTGCACCATTCCGGTCAGTCTCGTTCCTATAGTGTATTTCAAGGAAACAATTGCCTTTTTCAAAGAAAGAATATATCTGCTGGCATATGTCCTGCTGGTTTTTGTTTCGGCATTATTCGGCAGCAACAATGAACGGCTGATGGCGCCGGTATTCGCAGTTTTTTATTATTTGATCGCAGTGCTATTCATGCGCACTACAGGCAGGATCGGATGGCTGAAGTACCTTATCATAGCCGCCGCTTTTATCTCAAGCTTTGATTTCTGGGCGGGGCTGCACCCTCTTCCCGACCGTGCCACGATGATGAAGGTAGATCTCATATGTCTTGGCGTGGTTACTATCGCCGTAACGCTCAGCCGTTTCCTGAGAGGCGGCCGACTTCATGAAACCGGATAGCGGTCGGCCGACATCACCCCTTTATGCCGTCGAACAGGATTTTTTCGGCAGCGTCAATCAGTTCCGCCAGCCGCTCCCGGCGTTTCAATTTCGACATATCAGCGGAGATTCGGCGATGCATCGCTTCGGCCACGGCATTGATCACAAAAACAATCCGCTCAACCGAAATATCCTGCCTTATTTCGGCCGTGCGAATGCCGCGTCTTAAAAGCGCTTCGACATACTCGCGCTGAACCGATGTCAACCGTTCGATGAACGATCCGCTAAGTTCGCGGCTGTTTTCATACATCATTTTGATATAGAAGAAGTATTCCAGCCGGCGCTCATCCCAGAATTCAAGCTGCGCGTTGAAATAAATCCGCAGCCGATCCAGAGTGCGCACCTCGCGGCTCTGATGATAGTTTTCATCCCATTCGCGCTTGTAGTTATCGATAAATATCTCGAACAGAAATTTCAGCACATTTTCTTTGCTGCCGAAATACTGAAACAGCGAGCCCTTGGAGACACCGGCCGCATCGGCGATACGGTCGATCGAGACGCGGTCAAAGACTTCGCGGGCAAACTCATTCAGCCCGGCCAGATACAGCTTCTGTTTTTTCTGCGGATGCAGCTTGCGGAACGTCGCCGAGACGATTCCCTTCTCTTCAAGCGCTACAATCAGATTTTCATTCATAGGCTATTACTTTATATATAATGACTATATGGTCATCATCAATATACTATGGAATTATCATTTGTCAATATTTTTCTTGACATACCCGGCATCTTTGTTATATTGGCCGTGTCGATTAGAAATTATTCTTAAGAAGGGAGTTTTATAAATGGGAAAAGTCAGAGTTGCCATTATCGGCGTCGGTAATTGCGCATCATCGTTCGTCCAGGGAGTGGAGTACTACAAGAAAGCCAAGGACAGTGATTTTGTCCCCGGCTTGATGCATGTCAACCTGGGCGGGTATCATATCAGCGATATCGAGTTTTCGGCCGCTATCGACATCGACAAGAACAAGGTCGGCAAGGATCTGTCGGAAGCCATTTTCACGAAACCGAACAATACCTACAAGTTTTGCACCGTGCCGAAAAGCGGCATTATCGTCCAGCGCGGCATGACCCATGACGGGCTTGGGAAATATCTCTCGCAGATTATCGAGAAGGCACCCGGCGACACGGTCAATATTGTCAAGCTTCTCCGGGACACCAAAACCGATGTGGTCGTGAGCTATCTGCCGGTCGGTTCCGAGACCGCCACGAAGTGGTATGTCGAGCAGATTCTTGAAGCCGGATGCGGTTTTGTCAACTGCATTCCGGTATTCATTGCCCGCGAGAAATACTGGCAGGGCCGATTCAAGGAAAGAGGCTTGCCGGTTATCGGTGATGATATCAAGTCTCAGGTGGGCGCCACTATCGTTCATCGGGTTCTCACCCGCCTGTTCCGCGAACGCGGGGTCCGGCTGGAACGCACCAGCCAGCTCAATGTCGGCGGCAATACCGACTTTTTGAATATGCTTGAGCGGGAGCGTCTGGAATCGAAGAAGATATCCAAGACTAATGCGGTCACCAGCCAGCTTGATTATGATATCGGCAAGGCCAATGTCCATATCGGGCCGTCGGATTATGTGGAATGGCTGTCCGACCGCAAATGGGCCTATATCCGGATGGAGGGACGAACCTTCGGCGATGTGCCGCTCAATATCGAGTTAAAGCTGGAAGTGTGGGATTCGCCGAACTCGGCCGGCGTCGTTATCGATGCTGTCCGTTGCTGCAAGCTGGCGCTTGATAACGGTATCTCGGGGGCACTCGAAGGGCCGGCGTCATATTTCAAGAAATCTCCGCCGGTTCAATATACCGATGACGAAGCGCGCCAATTGACCGAGGAGTTTATTCTCAAATATGGCTGGAAAGATGCCAGCAAACCGAAAGGCAAGCCCAAAGCGAAACCGGCGGCAAAACCGGCGGCCAAAGCAAAGAAGGCTGCAACTCGTAAGAAAAAGTAGTTTTGCTTAAAGTATAAATGCGTATATTAAAGGCGAACAACAATTGTTCGCCTTTGTTTTTGATATGGACGGAAAAGGATATTTCATAACGTTCGAGGGCATCGACGGCTGCGGCAAAACCACGCAGCTGAAGATGACTGAGCAGTATTTGTCGGAAAAGGGACTGCCGGTCCTGGAGATCCGGGAACCGGGCTCGACGCCGCTTTCGGAAAAAATCCGGGAAATCCTGCTGAATATGGAATTTCATATAAATCCGGTTTCGGAATTGATGCTTTATGTGGCGGCGCGGGCGGAATTGATCAGGGATGTGATCATACCTTCTTTGTTTGACGGCAAAATAATTTTGTGCGACCGATTTTTCGACTCGACCACCGCCTACCAGGGTTATGGGCGCGACCTTGATATTGAATCCATAAAGCAGCTGCATAAGCTATCGGTCGGGCAGTTTATTCCCGATCTGACCATTCTGATCGATGTCGATTACGAAACCTCGCTGACACGCCGCAAACAAAAGGCGGACCGGCTCGAATCGGAGTCGGAGGATTTTTTCAACAAGGTCAGGAAGGGCTTTCTCGAGATAGCCAAACAGGAACCGAAACGGATCGTCGTTATAGACGGCAACAAAAGTATAGAAGAAATCTTCAGCGAGGTGCAGGCTTGCCTCTGGACAAGACTGGAAATCAAATAACCGATTCCCCCGAAAGATACCGTCGCTCGACCATTCTCTGGTCGGTGATTTTATTCTGTTCGATGATCCTGATGATTACCGCCCTGTCTTTTTATGTTCTCTCGGACAACAACCTTTATTATTCGATGCAACTGGCTGCCAGCCTTGACCTGATTAATTATCTTTATCCCGAAGAATACAATGCCACGCAGATGGTCAGGCAGGCCCGGCAGGCCATATTCAGCTCGCTTGACCGCTACTCCGGTTATCTCGAGCCGGAGGATCTTAATCGTGTCACCGAGGAATTTTCCGGATCATACGGCGGCATCGGCATCACCGTCGTAACCGATGATAAGGGATTGATGATAATGTCCGTTCGTGAGGATGGGCCGGCGGGCCGGGTCGGAATGCAAACCGGCGATATTATAATCAAGGCCGACTCAGTGAGGCTCGGTGGGTTGAACTCCTATCAGTCAACATATATTCTACGAGGCGAGGAAGGAACATCGGTCAAGGTGACGGTTGCCCGCAACCAGATGGCCGACACGCTGGAGTTCGATCTTGTCAGGGAGAAACTCAGGCTGATTCATATTCCCTATGCGGGCCTGACCGAAAACAAGAGTCTGTATATCCGCATAATGGACTTTGAGGCAAATCTCGCCGAGGATCTGCTGGCCTGCCTGGATTCATTATATTTAAATCAGAAAGATTCAGTTAAATCAATTATTCTTGATCTGCGGGGCAATCCGGGTGGTTTGCTCAATGAGGCGGTCGCGGCGGCCAATCTTTTCCTTGATAAGGGGCATTTGATTGTCGGCGTCAAAGGGCGTTCGCGCTGGCGGAACGATCAATTTCAATCATCCGGGCGGGACATCACCAACGGCCTGCCGCTGGCGATTCTGGTCGATCGCGGGTCGGCATCAGCCTCGGAGATCCTGGCCGGCGCTCTCAAATACGCCGGGCGCGCGGTTCTGATCGGCGATACCACCTTTGGTAAAGGGCTGGTCCAGGAATATAACGGGCTTTATGACGGCTCGGGAGTCAGGTTGACAACGGCACGTTATTATTTCGAGGGGAATCGATTTTTGAATGACCCGGAGGCGGAAGTGATCGACAGCGCCGCCGGCATTCCGCCTGATTATTATTATAAACCGCCGTCCAGTGAGCCATTCCCGCAGTGGCTGGAAAGAACGCAGCAACTTCGGGATTTTGCCATTAATAACAAGGAAGAAATTATCGCCTATGCCCCATTCACGGAATCATCGGCCAGGTGGCTCGGCGATTTTGTGAACCATATGCGTCGCAAAAACCTGAAATATGAATCGGATATAACGCTGCTGGCGCAGTTCGCCCGCGATGAAACGATATTTAACAACTATTCGGAGGGACTACTACGGGTAATCGACAAAATCAGCCGGATCGCGGAAGATGATGATCTCCGACAGTATGAAGTCTATGGCGATTTTATCCGCCAGCGGCTTTATCAGATCGCAATCGAGGCCCAATTCGGCGAAGAGCGATCCTATCGGGAGGCAATTGTTCCATACCGTCGGGATATTATCATGGCTGAGGAAGTTTTATCTCCGAAAGCAAAGACTGACAATTGATATCAATAAGAGCACGGACCTCTGATATAAATTTGTATAATGTAAATTGCGGCTGTTTGGTTTTACAAATGCCGCGTATGATTTTTAAAAATAGCGCCGCCAATGCCTGTAAAGACAAAAAAGACAATAATATTTTCGGATTTTGACGGATCATTCTCCGAAAAGGATATCGGTCACCGCATTTTTCGACACTTCTCCGATGGCCGCATTATGCCGCTGGTCGAACGCTGGAAACGCGGCGAGATAACATCACGCGAGTGCCTGACGAGCGAAGCGTCGATGATCCATCCGACCCTTGATGAAATTTATGAATTCCTGGCCGAATTTAAACCGGCCCGGGGTGCAATCGAGTTTTATCGAACCGTCAGGACAGCCGGAATTCCTTTTTATATTGTTTCGGACGGGACCGATATTTACATTGATTATATGTTAAAGAAGTACAATCTGGAGGAGATCAAGTACTTCAGCAACAAGGGAAAGGTCGAGAATCGAAGCTTTATTCTTGACTTTATTTATGACAATGACGGCTGCGAGCGATGCGGCTGCTGTAAAGGTGCCCGGATTAATGACATCGTCGGCCCCAGCCGAAATGAGTGGGAGATAGTTTTTATCGGCGACGGGCTGTCGGATTTATGCGCCGTGCCCCACGCGGATATTATTTACGCTCGTGGTGATTTACTGGAATATTGCCGGACCCATGACGTAAACGCAATTGAATACAATGATTTTTTTGATATATTGGAAAGTATGAAAAAATCCGGACACTTACCCGGATAAGTCCAGAGAGATTAATTTTATCGGAGATATCACATGAAGGCGATAATCATGGCCGGGGGCTTTGGAACCAGGCTGCGACCGCTGACAATCAACGTCCCCAAGCCCATGGTTCCGATCGGGACCATTCCAATGATGGAGCATGTCGTTAATCTGCTTAAGAAGAACGGCTTTACCGAGTTGGTATCTTTGTTGTTCTTCCAGGCGGAGGAGATAAAGAACCATTTCAATGACGGGCGCAAGTTCGGCGTTAAAATGGATTATTTGCAGCCCAATGAAGATTATGGGACAGCCGGCGCCGTGCGCTATGCCGACACATTTATCGATGAGACCGTTCTCGTAATTTCCGGCGATGTTCTGACCGACTTCGATCTGGAGGGGACCATCCGGTGGCACCAGGAAAAGAATTCGGAGGCCACGATTCTATTGACGCGGGTCGAAAATCCGCTGCCTTATGGTATTGTGATTGTCAATGAAGAGGGAAAGATCGTCCGCTTTCTGGAAAAGCCGTCATGGGGCGAAGCTTTCTCCGATACTATCAATACCGGCATATATATTCTTGAACCGCACACAGTAAGATTGATCCCGCCCAAAACCAATTTTGATTTTTCGCAAAACCTTTTCCCGCTGATGCTGTCAAAACAGATGGGCCTGTTCGGAATGATTACCGACGGCTATTGGAAGGATGTCGGCAATATCAATGAATACCGCCGGGCGCACGAGGACCTTCTCAGTGGGCAGATAAATCTTGAACTGGGCATGAGACGGCAGAATCATGGCGAGGCGATGCTGCATCTGGGCCGGAATGTCCATCTTGGTGAAAATCTTAAGCTCGGGGGTGTTATTGTCTGCGGCGACAATGCGGTGATCGCCGACGGGGCCAAAATCGAGAATTCGGTTATCGGCGCGCGTACCAGAGTCGGCGAGGGCGCCGATATCAGCCGGTCGGTGATCTGGTCCGATGTTCAGATAGGCGCCGAATCGCAGCTTACCAGCGCCATTGTATGTGACCGGGTGGCCATCGGGGAAAATGTTGCCCTGCTTGATGATGTTGTAGTTTCTGATGACAGCACGGTCGGCAACGGCGCCACCGTTAAAGCCAATTGCAAGATATGGCCCGGTAAAACGGTCGATGAGGGCGCCATTGTGTCATTCTCACTGGTTTGGGGTGAAAAGTGGAACCGGGAGCTGTTTACGCAATCCAAAGTCACCGGTCTGGCCCTGACCGAAATAACGGCCGAAATGGCGGTCAAGCTGGGTGGTGCCTTCGGGGCCTATCTCGGTCAGGGAAAGCGGGTGGTAACCAGCCGTGATGCTTCGGATACCTCTCGTCTTCTCAAGCGCGGCTTGATTGCCGGATTCCTGGCGGCCGGGGTCAACGCCGATGATTTGGGAATGCTGCCGATTCCGGTTGTCCGATATGCGCTCAGCAAGGGTGACTATGCGGCCGGAGTATATGTCAGGCACAATCCGACCGACCAAAATTTGATAGATTTCATTTTCTTTAACGGTGACGGGCTCGACATGCCCAGTGCCAATCTGAAAAAAGTGGAGCGTCTCTTTTTTGGCGAGGACTACCGAAGGGCCAGGCTGGATGAAATCGGACATCTTGATAATCCGCAGGGGATGCTGGAGCAGTATCGGGCCGATTTTATCGCGGCAATAAATCCGAGTGCCATCCGAAAAGCCGGCTTTAAGGTGGTTATCGATTATGCCAACGGCGGCGCCAGTGTCGTCTTCCCCACTATTTTTTCCCAACTGGGTATTAACCTGGTGGATCTCAATGCCTTTTTGAATCCAAGAAGTATTTCCCGCCATCCGGATGAACTGGTCCAGGCTATTGTCCAGCTCTCTTCGATTGTTCGGACGCTGCATTCGGATATCGGTTTTTTGATCAACCCGGCGGCCGAGAAGCTGACCGTGGTCGATGAAAATGGTTTCTTTATCGACAACCAGCTGCTTCTGCTGCTGGTTACCGACCTGTTCCTGAGAACCCACACCGCCCATAGAATAGCCGTTCCGGTGGCGGCATCGATGGGTGTGGAGGAGATTGCCTCGAGGTATGGCATCGAAGTGATTAGGGTTCGGAATTCGCATCTGGCTATGATGGAGGCGCTGAAACAAAACAATGTCGATTTTGTCGGCGGCACTCTTGGCGGATTCATCTTCCCGGGGTTCCAGATGGGTTCCGATGCCATCCTGAACGCCGTTTATATCCTGGAAATGATGGCGAAGGAAAAGGTTCGCCTGGGCGAACTGCGGGGGCACTACGAAAAATACATCCGTAAAT from candidate division Zixibacteria bacterium HGW-Zixibacteria-1 includes:
- a CDS encoding dTMP kinase: MDGKGYFITFEGIDGCGKTTQLKMTEQYLSEKGLPVLEIREPGSTPLSEKIREILLNMEFHINPVSELMLYVAARAELIRDVIIPSLFDGKIILCDRFFDSTTAYQGYGRDLDIESIKQLHKLSVGQFIPDLTILIDVDYETSLTRRKQKADRLESESEDFFNKVRKGFLEIAKQEPKRIVVIDGNKSIEEIFSEVQACLWTRLEIK
- a CDS encoding nucleotidyltransferase, which produces MKAIIMAGGFGTRLRPLTINVPKPMVPIGTIPMMEHVVNLLKKNGFTELVSLLFFQAEEIKNHFNDGRKFGVKMDYLQPNEDYGTAGAVRYADTFIDETVLVISGDVLTDFDLEGTIRWHQEKNSEATILLTRVENPLPYGIVIVNEEGKIVRFLEKPSWGEAFSDTINTGIYILEPHTVRLIPPKTNFDFSQNLFPLMLSKQMGLFGMITDGYWKDVGNINEYRRAHEDLLSGQINLELGMRRQNHGEAMLHLGRNVHLGENLKLGGVIVCGDNAVIADGAKIENSVIGARTRVGEGADISRSVIWSDVQIGAESQLTSAIVCDRVAIGENVALLDDVVVSDDSTVGNGATVKANCKIWPGKTVDEGAIVSFSLVWGEKWNRELFTQSKVTGLALTEITAEMAVKLGGAFGAYLGQGKRVVTSRDASDTSRLLKRGLIAGFLAAGVNADDLGMLPIPVVRYALSKGDYAAGVYVRHNPTDQNLIDFIFFNGDGLDMPSANLKKVERLFFGEDYRRARLDEIGHLDNPQGMLEQYRADFIAAINPSAIRKAGFKVVIDYANGGASVVFPTIFSQLGINLVDLNAFLNPRSISRHPDELVQAIVQLSSIVRTLHSDIGFLINPAAEKLTVVDENGFFIDNQLLLLLVTDLFLRTHTAHRIAVPVAASMGVEEIASRYGIEVIRVRNSHLAMMEALKQNNVDFVGGTLGGFIFPGFQMGSDAILNAVYILEMMAKEKVRLGELRGHYEKYIRKSVSVPCPWAQKGKVMRRLITETETKNRQLIDGVRIIENGGWVLVAPDNLAAAFTVLAESESKEFVEETIGHYRTLVENAQE
- a CDS encoding inositol-3-phosphate synthase; translated protein: MGKVRVAIIGVGNCASSFVQGVEYYKKAKDSDFVPGLMHVNLGGYHISDIEFSAAIDIDKNKVGKDLSEAIFTKPNNTYKFCTVPKSGIIVQRGMTHDGLGKYLSQIIEKAPGDTVNIVKLLRDTKTDVVVSYLPVGSETATKWYVEQILEAGCGFVNCIPVFIAREKYWQGRFKERGLPVIGDDIKSQVGATIVHRVLTRLFRERGVRLERTSQLNVGGNTDFLNMLERERLESKKISKTNAVTSQLDYDIGKANVHIGPSDYVEWLSDRKWAYIRMEGRTFGDVPLNIELKLEVWDSPNSAGVVIDAVRCCKLALDNGISGALEGPASYFKKSPPVQYTDDEARQLTEEFILKYGWKDASKPKGKPKAKPAAKPAAKAKKAATRKKK